Within the Halichoerus grypus chromosome 2, mHalGry1.hap1.1, whole genome shotgun sequence genome, the region ggggtTCCGGCAGCTCGGCCAGGTTCCGCAGGACGCCCCCGACTCGCCGCACACCCGGCTCGCGCGACCTCTCCGGCTTTGGGGCCGGGCCAGGGAGACCCCGTCTTCTCCCGTTTTGGTGGCCCTCCTCTAGTTTGGTCCGACTTTGCCAGATGGAGCCCTGGAAAGCCTAGTAGAGGTGATCAAAATAAACCTCTAACAATGGGGAGATCAGACGGGCCGGATGGGGTCTCCTAATGGAGTGTGTGCAAATCTgagatttagggggaaaaaaaagtggaaataattttgGCGTCCGAAACGGCGTTCGGTTTGACTTTCGTAAGTTGccaaagttttcatttcttttgcacAGAATGAAAAGCACTTTTCTTTCCGCGTTACATAATGGAGGATTAAAGAAAACAGAGTCCCTGGGCTTAAAATAAATACTGTCCTCTTAGTCTCCCGTCCCAGTGGGTGTCAGATGGGGGAGGGAGCTGCAAATTTAATTCTCCGCGGGGCATTCGCCATTCTGTCGGTCCGAAGGATCCATTTTCCTTGGTCTGACTGCAAGGTCGCGCTGAAACTTCGGGATACTGCTGAATTGCGCGCGGGGCTCTGGGGGCCGGCGAGGCAGCCCCCTCTCGCGCTGCTGCGGGCGGGATAACGCAATTTGCAGGCACCCCCCACGTCTTCCCACTCCCCGAAGAAGAGTCAGGAAATAAATACCGGCCAACTGTACGCGAGAAGAGCGGCTGGTGTGtttttctgtaactttttctTGTAGTTTTGAAAAGAAAGACTATTTCTCTGAAAGCAGCCCCAGCTGCTTTTGAGATCGCTTGCTATCGAAAAAGATCAGCTCCCATTTTGTTCTGGCGGCTGGGGATGCCAGGGAAGCGATGAGAGATTTACAAGGTATCCTTTCAAAAAGAATTCCCGGCAGAGAAGAGGCCGAAATGTCGTCCTTACAGTTACAACCAAAATAATTAGAGAAGTGCAAAGTACATTTTGCAAAGATTGGGCAAAAACGAAATCTGGCCAGAGCAACCTTTTCTCTGCGGCATCCACCACTAAACAAACTAGTCAAAGAAATATTCTGCTCTTTACAACTTTCTCAGTCTGGAAACCCCCTCTGCTAACATAGAAATTGGACCATATTTATTTGgagaattataattttttaacagaaattttgAACACAGATATGTGCcatttgccccccccccccccccccccccgtgtttGTAGGAGAGAAAGGGAGCTGTGTGTTGGGAATCTGCTCCCATTGTAgtgtggtggggaagggagataactcgatgttttttgtttttttttttttaactaaagggAAACCATATAGAAATCTCCCCCAAAAGGTGTGTGTATCTGCTAGTGCTCTCCCTCTGGTTCTCAGAGAGTAAGCCTAAATCCAAACTCTTGAGTCTAGGCCTACGTTTCCAAGCCGTTATGATTGGGGATTTGGAAGTCAAAAGATAAAATTGTGAATGAATGTCTGTCTGGGCAATTTATGGTAATAATGAGGCCTAATGAGGTTGTTAGaaagataaaatgttatttaccAAAAAACCTGATGGGATAATTTGACTTGCTGTGTTTTACTACAGATGATAAAAAGAATATTGATCGCAAATAAATCACGGCCTCTAAATGCTTGCAAACAGTTTGAGCTTCCTCTTGCCACATCACAGTCAAACTTCAGAGATAAACTGAGAACAGGCCTAGGAGAGCAGTACCCCTTCACACAGCCGGGACTCCTGGGCCCTCGCGTTAATATTTTACGGGTTAAGCCctccttttgtattttaaaaaaacaaatggtgtttttgttattgttgttgatgatggccaggattaaaattttaaattacctgtCACCACTGTCGACCTTTAAGTGTGGGGAACCATTATATGCAGATTAATTTGGGAGCTAAAAGGAGTGTGCTTTCATTTTAAATTGCTGGTGGATTTGGACCCAAAGAAAACCCGAGATGGTTTATTTTGCTTGACCCCCTCAGGGTCAGAGGGGGCTTAGGCTTTAGGTTCTTTACATTTGGAGAAACTGTTTTATCAGCGCAGTTAAAAGGTTTTCCTTTCTAGTTAGTGTGAGATAAACTTGGAAATTAAGGATGTTGAAGttgttgtggggggggggtgggaggactgAGGGACTCCTAGGGAAATTCTATAGGGCCATGGCTCCTGCTGGGATCTTCTGGAAATGCACAGATTCTGGAACTTCTCTTGagtcacaaaaaataataaaaataaaaacaacaacaacaaaacaaaacaaaaacaacctctTCATGAAGGTTGGAAGCTCAGTTTTTAGAGGAGGCTGAAGATTCCGACCAGTCACTTCCTCCCTGGGTGGTGCACTGGGGGCCTTCGTGTTCTTGAGCTGACAAGAGCAGCTGCCCCTGACTTTACTAGTTTTGGGGACTCatcgcgctctctttctctctttctctctccacccccacacccctactctctctctctctcctccctccgtGGGCTTTGTGGTTGCAGGGCTCACAATATGAACTCAAAGACAACCCCGGGGTGCACCCTGCCACCTTCGCAGCCCATACGGCGCCAGCCTACTACCCCTATGGCCAGTTCCAGTACGGGGATCCCGGGCGGCCCAAGAACGCCACCCGCGAGAGCACCAGCACGCTCAAGGCCTGGCTCAACGAGCACCGCAAGAACCCCTACCCCACCAAGGGCGAGAAGATCATGCTGGCCATCATCACCAAGATGACCCTCACGCAGGTCTCCACCTGGTTCGCCAATGCGCGCCGGCGCCTCAAGAAGGAAAATAAGGTGACGTGGGGCGCGCGCAGCAAGGACCAGGAGGACGGAGCCCTCTTCGGAAGCGATACGGAAGGCGACCCTGAGAAGGCTGAGGACGATGAGGAGATCGACCTGGAGAGCATTGACATCGACAAAATCGACGAACACGACGGCGACCAGAGCAATGAGGACGAGGAGGACAAGGCCGAGGCGCCGCGCGCGCCGGCGGCACCTACAGCCCTTGCTCGGGACCAGGGCTCGCCGCTAGCCGCCGACGCGCTCAAGTCCCAGGACTCGCCCCTGGGCCTGGCCAAGGAGGTCCCGGAGCCCGGCAGCACGCGCCTGCTGAGTCCCGGCGCCACGTCGGGTGGCCTGCAGGGCGCGCCGCACAGCAAGCCCAAGATCTGGTCCTTGGCCGAGACGGCCACAAGCCCCGACGGCGCGCCCAAGGCCTCGCCGCCGCCTCCCGCCGGCCATCCCGGCGCGCATGGGCCCCCCGCGGGCACACCGCTGCAGCACCCCGCCTTCCTGCCCAGCCACGGACTGTACACCTGCCACATCGGCAAATTCTCCAACTGGACCAACGGAGCGTTCCTCgcgcagggctccctgctcaacatgCGCTCCTTCCTGGGCGTCGGCGCGCCCCACGCCGCGCCCCACGGCTCGCACCTGcctgcgccgccgccgccgcagccgccggtCCCCGTTGCTACAGGGGTGCTCCATGGTGACAAGGCCTCTGCTCGCAGCAGCCCCGCGCTCCCAGGTATTGTGCCCAGGGGTGTCCGCCCCGCCCCAGGAATCCGGAGCCCCGAcgtgtttggggggtgggggagcgccggccggggaggggagaggcggtAGCAGCCAAACCCGGGGATGAGCCGTCATCTCTGCCTGGATTAGGGGACTGAGGCCAAGGCCCTAGGCTCGTCAGG harbors:
- the IRX1 gene encoding iroquois-class homeodomain protein IRX-1; this translates as MSFPQLGYPQYLSAAGPGAYGGERPGVLAAAAAAAAASSGRPGAAELGAGAGAAAVTSVLGMYAAAGPYAGAPNYSAFLPYAADLSLFSQMGSQYELKDNPGVHPATFAAHTAPAYYPYGQFQYGDPGRPKNATRESTSTLKAWLNEHRKNPYPTKGEKIMLAIITKMTLTQVSTWFANARRRLKKENKVTWGARSKDQEDGALFGSDTEGDPEKAEDDEEIDLESIDIDKIDEHDGDQSNEDEEDKAEAPRAPAAPTALARDQGSPLAADALKSQDSPLGLAKEVPEPGSTRLLSPGATSGGLQGAPHSKPKIWSLAETATSPDGAPKASPPPPAGHPGAHGPPAGTPLQHPAFLPSHGLYTCHIGKFSNWTNGAFLAQGSLLNMRSFLGVGAPHAAPHGSHLPAPPPPQPPVPVATGVLHGDKASARSSPALPERDLVPRPDSPAQQLKSPFQPVRDNSLAPQEGTPRILAALPSA